The genome window acagaagaacacaccataataggcctgtttagtaagctgtatgtgatggccgcattcctacacttataaaatgaaattcaatgtggaagtaatccaagtattcagaattgagtaacgtaacggaatacaaatacaaatacaaatgacattttgggcatgtattctgtattctgtaacggaatacgttttgaaagtatccttcccaacactggtcatgactgtgtcatgtcacttttatgtagataccttcaagttaAGTGTTACCGTTGTTTGTTTGGTCTATGAAATATCAGAAAactgtcgatcagtgtttcccaaagcccaagatgacgtcctcaaatgtcttattttgtccacaactcaaagatattcactttactgtcacagaggagtgaagaaactcaaaaatattcatatttaacaagcagGAATAAACCCATTAATCGATtaacaaaatagttggcgattcatttcatagttgacaactaatcgattaatctttgcagcgcCAGTTCTTGTGTTGTTATTATACATTTAAGGTCTACACTGAGATCCAGTAGTTTAAGGAAAAAAGTAGGATGGATGATTGAGGTTAAATGGGTAGTCATTCATACACTCCAGATATATGAAATACTTCACTACATGAAAAGGTTAACACACCCCAGAGAAGAATCTACACTTTGTAACTTACTGAAGGTAgttttgtgatttcttttttaaacttttgccTATGCCTTGATAGACATTGCTGGTGGGAGAGAATGGACGGCATAGGCGCTTCTTGTGTTCCTTGTTGCACTTTTGGATGTTTGCTGTGTCTCGTACATCCATCATCCTGAGCGCTGGATGAGAAGGCGGTGATGTAGATGGGAGGCGAAAAAAACACGGAAATGAGGCACCGGGACTCTGATCCTACTCTTTGAAGTCGACAATGACAATCCGCTGCAGTAGCACAGCACAGCATGTCTGTTTCGTTGGGGCGTTCAGGTGTAAGTGAAAGAGGATGGCAGAGAATTCCCTTTTGAACAATAAGAGGCGTGATTAATACAATTCTTTAGGTCAGAGATTCAAATTCCTGGGGCTTGACTTTGGGAAATGCACCACATGGGTGAGCGGCATTTCCAAAAAGAAATGCGTCCGTCCATCTCAATAGTGTAATGTTCgacaaagagtaaaaaaaaaaaaaaacagggcttCCGATGCCAGATAAAAGAAAGCGTTTTGATACAAGAGCTTCCACTGAGAGAGTCATTGATGGTAGGAGTGTGGGCGGGCCGGGGAGCCTGGGCCGGAGGAGGGTCGATGGATCGGGGAGGAGCTGGGGGACATGCGAGGGCTCAGCTCGCCGGTCTGAAGACGCCACAGCAGTTCCTCGTTAGTGCGACTCAGACGCTTCTTCTCGTTGCTCTCCTTCACCACGTTCACCTGCAGGTTGGCATTATCCTCAGAGAGTTGCCTGAGGAAGACGAGGCACAGGGGAAAGACAAGACATAAAGACCATGGACTAGTGTTGCTTTCGTCAACGAAAATTATGACTAAATATTGTCGTCAACGAACCTTTATCACGTGACGAAAATGAGACAAGACGCAACATAAATGCTGGTCATGTGACGATGACtataattaaatgtataatgCAATATTGTTGACGAATAAAAACGAGACTAAATgtggtttacaaaataaaacctaTGCTAAAATGTCTCTTAATTTTCGTTGACCAAAACGAGACGAGACGAAATGTTATAACTTTACTTTGTCTTGTTTAGTcgcgttattattattattattattattttgcagtatttctgtttcctgtgtcTCACTTAAGGGGCTGCATCAGGTCACCCTGCACAGACGCAGGCGACGTCACTTCCTCAAGACCACTCGCGGCATTATTTAGAAGATGCAGCTGTGGTAAGTTAGCGTAAACgacaacaaacaaaattaaGTCTGACACAGAGAAAGGGGCCGATGGCCGGCCAGCCGGGGTttgggagaaaaagaagaaacgacatttggaaaaactttcatTACATAGCAGTGGAAAAGAAAACGGAATGTGTTGTGGAAAAAGATGGGGAGAAATGCGGCCACAAaatcacaggaaaaaacaccacaaacctTAAGAGACATCTCAAGGCATTCCATAATGAAATTGAGGTAAGTCATGACATTAACGTAACGTTACTTTCTATTTTAGAAATCTCACGCCAACTCATGAGGCTGTGGTTTATGTATCTCAttttaacgttagctttagACGTTAACCACTGGAGCTGAAAACGACTAAGACAAACGTCATCAGTTTTTgtcgactaaaactagactaagatAGTCATGGATAATTCTGACTAAAATAAGACTTAAATGCTCAGACTTTTAGTCAACTGAAACTTGACTAGACTGAAAAGAGTATGAACATGACTAAAAcgaataaaaactaaaatgacagcTTGACACAAAGACTAGACTAAAACTCAAATGAAAACAACACTACCATGGACTAGTGCAGCATTCCTTTCAAAGGCAGAAGTCAAACATTTCAGGTTGCAGGGTTGTTACTATAAGTGCTATGGTGCATCATGCCAATTTATAATTAtaatgaatcatatttctgtatatcaGTGGCtatgtgtcccaaccggcagcggcagatggctGCCTGCCTACCAAGAGCCAGGTTCTGTCCGAGGTTCGGACCAAATGCAtgctcgtgggaaattgttgggtctttgtaaattatagagtgtggtctagacctactctatctgtaaagtgtcttgagataactcctgttggtatttaacaacataaataaaattgaattgaaggtGGTAGTTATAATATCTGTCCGTTACAGGGATCCGCTtcgaaaaaaaatttttttcccccactacTGTATTTACCTAAAATTAAAACAGACAGCATAACCTTGACCATTGATATTAGGACTATattgtatttatattatattgtgtGAAATGGATTGAAATGGATTGATTGAAATGGGATTGGTGTGAATTGCATATTGACACAAATTGGCATGCTCATGTCATGTTCAttataatgtaaataaataaattctataaaaacaaatgcattcattcattcaattatTCATACCATACATAGTACGTAATATATCTAGAAAATCACAaggttgtatttttattttgacaaatacatttttataagaTGAATTATTTTGGCAGCACAACTAAAGGTTTTAATAtccttttttaatttgtatcaATATGCCTTatggttttaaatgtgcactAGTATGCATCTAAACTTCTCTGACCTGGACACAGCAAGGTTCTTGTCTATTCTTTCCTTCAGGTCCTCGttctgctgctgtaacacttGTAGTCTCTCCTCCAGGTACACATTCTTTTCAGCCTGCTCAAAAACCCCGGAGAAAAGGTGCACAACATTAAATTCTTCAAATGATGTATGACATTATATTACAAGTAAAACAGGCACTATCATAACTGATATGGGTTTACAAAGGAGAACTTTTCCTATAAAATACTGGGGTTGCATACTGTcggcctttttttttatatttgatgtTTTGAAAGTAAATTAAACCAAAGCAGAAAGTTGAAGCCTACTATTTTCTCCAGTTCTGAGATCTTCAGTTCCTGTTGATGGATTTGTTGATTCTTCATCTCCAGAACTTCTTTCAGACTCTTCAGGTCCTCATCAATGTGTTTATACGGTGCCAACGCATCCTGGCAGGAGCAGATAACACAAGTGAAAACCACTACAACACAGGTACTAAGCAGACAACGTATCGTCCTAGCGGAGCCAGACATTGTAAACATTTGGGGGGAAGGTCTGGGGGCATGCTCCATTTACAGCTGTGATATGCACTACTTTACATGCCATTTGATAATAGAATGACTACAAATCTGCACATCATTTGGGGAAAAACATCAtagttaaccctcctgttgtcctcgggtcaaatttgacccattttcaaaaagtttctatatcataaatttgagtttctttcaaccaaattgtcaaagaaaataacgtggatggttccatacaaccattactcttcacaagtaaaataaatcatCAGTTCACTACGTTAATTGAATgtggatgttttattcaattctatagcatttggaaaaaaaagaaattaaaaaaagagcgttgaaaaaaatgtcatgacaaagaaatgacaaaaacatcggaaaaagtaaccaaaaccttggaaaaaagtgagaacgtCGAATAAAAgaataacaaaatgttgaaaagtttgaatttaaattttgacccagaaaaacaaaaagttgcatgggtgacgggaagacaacacaagggttaaggaaaAAAGTCATCCAGTAAAGCATACGTCCTATTTTGTATCTATTTGTTCTCCAGCTGTCTttatcattctgaaaccagaacacaacaaatgtgttttttactcCTGCCACCTTAAAAGAGGCAGTGTCTGATGTTATATATTTAAGTTACATAACATAGGTAGGTTAAGAATGTGGCATAAACAGTATTACTGATTCTGAAACCTATATTCACAGAATGATTGGCAATATTTCCCCAGTAATAGAACTTTTGATTTTCCGGTCAAGTTACAGAGAGGCTGGCGCCCCAGTAGCCACCCCCTTGGTCCGCCCCTGCTGTACCGTATCATGCAGCAGTTACCACAATCTGCTCATCTGTGCTCTTGCGCAGAGCTTCTTCAAAGCGCTTGGCTCGATCTCTGAGGCTGCGGTTCTGAAACGTCAGCGTGTCCACCTGATCCTGGTGACCACACAGATATTAAACGTGTTCATTACCGTCACTGCCTACAAAATGTATCATTCCGtgtatctgtaaaaaaaaaaaaaaaggataaccGTTTACCTGCAGTGACAGTCTGATCTTTTCAAACTCTTCTTCCAGAGACTTGGTCTGCTGTTCATGGGCCATCTTCAGATCTGACACAGGAAATATCAAATTATTACTCCATCAGCAGAGAAAGTCAGGACAGGAGAGAAACAGGTTTGAAATGTGGTGTTTACTCTGGAGCTGCAGatcaatcgattagttgtcaaccattttaaaattattaaggtttcagtcattttttaatgaaaaaaggtAATGATTCTCTTATTCcagtttcttaaatgtgaatactttgtagtttcttctctcctctgtgacagtaaactgaatatatttgagtcgtggacaaaacaagacatttgaggacgcctagtctatatcgacgacgtttcacttccgggattgctccgttgccaccgAAAATTTTGCCAGATGTCAGTCTTTTTAACCGGATGTCttttaccttcctctttctttgtgttggcctccagtggatttctgaggactatggttaactgctcctcagatctctgcagggtaaatccagacagctagctagactatctgtccaatctgttgcacgactaaaacaactgtgtacacacgttccaccaaaacaagttccttcccgaggctattttgcagaggcaccgtggctttgACCGGCGtatagcgccacccaagatgatcgtggttggtttaaagaaatgccaataaaccagagcacgtttctctcccatcccagaatgctgtgtggactagccagaccctcctccgcagcgctgtggaggaaggtctggcaatgcgagactagaggacgccatcttggactttgggaaacactgatcgacatttttcaccattttatagaccaaacaactaaccGATTCATCAAAAAAAtcaatcgacagattaatcaactatgaCAATAATGgttggttgcagccctagcTTACTCTTCACGGTCCTGGCATGCTCCTCCTGCAGAGTGGCCAGTGTGTCATCATGAGCTGTCTCCATCTCCATCAGGGCAGCCTCCTGGTTCTCAGTCATCTCCTCAATCTGGACACGGTACATGAGAGGTAATGGACCGTTTCAGGGACATCACATCTTCACTTCTTATACAGATAgaagatactttattcatcccccGGGATATTCGAGTATTCAGCAgcccacacataaacacacacaaccattccttataataaataaatgcaaatgcATACACAAGAGAGTTAAAAACCGTATAAGAGAAGCATAACTAAATCAGATGTGGACTAAACTGGCTGGCTTATATCCAGTCTTTTCCTTaaatcacacacgcacgcacgcacacagacagacagacagagatacagatacacacacacacacacacacacacacacacacacacacacagacctgttCTTGCTGTTTGACCCGTAGCTCCTCCAGCTCGGCCCGTTGCTGGGCCTGCAGGCTCTCGGTCTGGGCCACGTGCTGCGCCTTCAGCCGCTCCTCCAGCACTCCCAGCTCCCTCTGCTGCTGAGCCCGCAATCCCTGCAGCTCAGCCTTGAAACGACGCTCCAGTTCCTCCTTCTCCTGCTGCAGTTGCTCCCAGTGTGCAACACTGAAAGCTAGAACACAAGGTAGAGCTTTAGTTTGTTTCACTAGATCCAAATTAAGGTCATCTACTAACTGAAAAAACAGCAACTTTGTTGGCTTTACTGTAAGAAGATACACTAAAGTTAATTAACACTTAACatcctttttattattttatttgtattattatttttgcattttaatgTCTGGatgttaaaacttgtttttgttaaataacCCAAGTGACATATTCATAAAGAATGTTGAATTGTAGACTTCATGCGTTTATTTTGCGTTAGATTTTTTTCTAACCTTTCTAAATTTTCTTTTTgcccatttatttaaaaaaaaatatgagaaaaaaaacctaaTAAATTAAAAATCCTAAAGCAGTCAGAGCTTGTTCTAAAGTTTGCTATGAAACAATGACATAGCCTCTGGTATTAAGTGTTTGATCTGACTAAAACCAGACTTCCGTCAGAACAGTGGATTCCCAGTCACCATCTCCTCCTGTCCTTGTGGGAGTATACTGTATAATACATGATATGCAGAAAGCAGTGAGTGACTCGTCCCTGTCACGCTGGAGCCCACTTACCCACTTCATCCCTGATTCTGGCGAGCTCCAGGGACAGTTCCCTCTCCTTCACAACGGCACTCTCACTCTGAAAGGcaaacacatacatgtacagcAGTGAACACCTCTGAACTGTACAAATGGATGGAATACCATTGAAATGAGTTGAGCGACGCAATTTCAATCAATCCAAGTTCCTGTGGCCTCTCGCCTGTGTTTGATTGGATCAAGCGAGGACAGTTCTACACCAGTTAGAAAATgtgttcacgtatacaggcggccgcaatcttgggaaaacagtcacgaccagtcgaacgacgaacgccgtgcttgtgctatgttactggttactggttgcacaccGTTCGTCGGACCATTTTCCCAAGATGAcgcccgcctgtatacgtgaacggtactgtctttctaaactatctttttaataaactgtctgtacactgaTACACGTGtcattaacccctaggttcattttgtgccagaTTTCTCCTTTAATCTGTATTTGGGGAATATTTGTTTTTTGATATTTGTAAGTAAATGTGAATAATgtgaaaaactaaataaaaactatcataaaaaagaaattaatatTACGATACAGTGCTaacagttgccagtttattaggtacatcaagctatataagggtgtttattgtgtgtttatggtgtttagtgtttattgtgtaaatatgtttgtattattactattataactaattctatttttctatttcttataataCTTTCTGTATAATTTGTTCTCCTATGTCTATTTaaagtgtatttgtgttattctgatgtgtgtacatttgtttttcttttgagctgctgtagcacagtgTGATAGGGTTAGCTCAGCAGCTCTTTTCATACTACAACTTCTCATATTGTCAGTCCTCCAGGATGGACTGACATGAGATTATCTGGGGCCATGGTTTATGATAAGCATGACATTAAAACTCCATGTGATAACTTGGCCTAATATACAGGCTTAAAGGTCAGAAGTCAAAGCTGCGGTCTATTGCAATTGTGATAATATGAGATGATTAACAACGGTGTGCTGCCCGGTGCTCACAGATCACAACGGATCCGTAAACTACAGTGTTACAACCATACAATGGAaactgtcactgcccgatgtgagtcgagtgcagatgtgagttgtgcATGCGTCACTTTACGACGAGGACGACTTGTGAGTTGTTTGTGATTGACAGTGATCCTCGTTTCTTTCCCcagatacaaataaaaaaaaaaaaagtccaaaaacaatttaaaaaaaacacaattttaaacAGTACAGTTACCGTATTGAAACTGAGATTGGCAACACTGGTGTCACCTCTCAAAACCAAAGCTTTGCATTATGTTACTGTACACATCGTCATTATACTGGTGGGGTTTTCTAGTGTAAATTATTGCAAAattgctgacttttttttttagcgttAGCTTTGATTAACATTACACTCCGTAAGCAGAACAAACCGCCAATCAATTCTTAAAAACAGTAGCTGCCAGCAAAACTTGCTGTGTAGATTTCCGGTTTGGTCTGCTTGCGGAGCTAATGCCGTTTTGTCTGGGTGTAACTAATTATAGAAGATTTTTTTCGCAGCTAAATTAGTCGTATCGGATCCGTGCATGGAGTCGTGTACTCGCCAGTACCGATActagcattttaggcagtatcggaggcattttctgatactggtatcggtatgtAGCCTAGAAATAGAAGAAATAGAAGTCTGGCTTGTCGGGCTAATCGGTATAGGAACAACTCTAACATTTTAGAATAAAAAGTCATCATATACAGCATTTGCACAGACCCTCTCCAGTATCCACTGGGGATTCGTAATATGGGACACTCTCAGAGCGCCTCTTACTCACAAAGGAACACACCAGACAGTTAAATGACTATTCATCACAACACCAAAGATGCAGTAAGAAAGCTACGCACACTGTTGCTCGGAGACACATCAGAGATCACAAAGCAGTGCGTAcgagagacaaagaaagagagtgacagagagcaGTGGGTGAAATATGTATGAGATAGTATACAGCATGCCTCGGCAGTGATGATGTCACCCTCTAAGAGCTTTTACTTGGAACATACAGTCACACGGAACATGAGTTCATATGACCTCATGAGGGATGAAGGATGGTCAGCAGCTTTCTTTCATTTCTTCCTCTTTAGCTTcacctctgctcctcaccatCATTTCCTCCGTCCTGCCCTAACCCtaaacccccaccccccctacTTAGTTCTCCAGAGAGTTATGTGACATGCATTCTAATTTTCCCATCTGATATTCAGCCCTCACTGAGGCAGCCTAATCCatgtttagggctgcaactagtgATTGTTTCCATTATCGATTACgctgttgattatttttatggatttatttttttgattatttaGTTTCTTTGATCAATTGTTAGGTCTGTAACATAATAATATAGTGAAAAATGCTCATCACAATTGATTTGCCTGACTAACAGTCCACAACGTGAGGATATTCTGcgtacaatgaaataaaacagagaaaacaatcaaatgttcatatttgagaagctggaaccagctaATGTTTGACATGTTTCCTTGATGCATCCCAAATGATTAATGGGTCTATCTCTTTCTATAGGAGGAGCCAGACgtaaacattcggggctcagCCCAAATCTAGGGGAGGTCTGGAAGCACGCTCCATTTACGGCAGCTATGtgcactatttttcaagccatttgatattagaatgctaaaaaaaaatctgtccatcatttgggaaaaccatgaaagttgcaaagaaaaagAATCATCCGGTAGAGCATACATCCTGTTTTGTATCTTTGTAactgttctccaactgtcttcatcattctgaaaccaaaATATAACAAATGTTAAGGATGACTAGTTTTTACCCCTGCCACCTAAAAAGGGGCGCAATTGTCTGATGTATGTAGGTACTATAGGGTAGGAATTAGGaaacagcattactaatcttGAAACCTATTTTTAGCAGAGTTCACAGAATGAGGAATTATATTTCCCCAGTAATAGAACTTTTTCTCCATTGATTGCAcgtccagtcagagagactgaggcGAAATGACACAAGTTGAAGGTATTGTAAAACCCTAAAAGATTCGGGACTTTGGCAAAACATTCAGGGCTGAAGCCACATAACAGAAGCATAATTTCA of Sander lucioperca isolate FBNREF2018 chromosome 5, SLUC_FBN_1.2, whole genome shotgun sequence contains these proteins:
- the mtus2b gene encoding microtubule-associated tumor suppressor candidate 2 isoform X3: MGHCCCRLHFLPLCFLDRTSESAVVKERELSLELARIRDEVAFSVAHWEQLQQEKEELERRFKAELQGLRAQQQRELGVLEERLKAQHVAQTESLQAQQRAELEELRVKQQEQIEEMTENQEAALMEMETAHDDTLATLQEEHARTVKNLKMAHEQQTKSLEEEFEKIRLSLQDQVDTLTFQNRSLRDRAKRFEEALRKSTDEQIVDALAPYKHIDEDLKSLKEVLEMKNQQIHQQELKISELEKIQAEKNVYLEERLQVLQQQNEDLKERIDKNLAVSRQLSEDNANLQVNVVKESNEKKRLSRTNEELLWRLQTGELSPRMSPSSSPIHRPSSGPGSPARPHSYHQ
- the mtus2b gene encoding microtubule-associated tumor suppressor candidate 2 isoform X4, which codes for MGHCCCRLHFLPLCFLDRTSESAVVKERELSLELARIRDEVAFSVAHWEQLQQEKEELERRFKAELQGLRAQQQRELGVLEERLKAQHVAQTESLQAQQRAELEELRVKQQEQIEEMTENQEAALMEMETAHDDTLATLQEEHARTVKNLKMAHEQQTKSLEEEFEKIRLSLQDQVDTLTFQNRSLRDRAKRFEEALRKSTDEQIVDALAPYKHIDEDLKSLKEVLEMKNQQIHQQELKISELEKIAEKNVYLEERLQVLQQQNEDLKERIDKNLAVSRQLSEDNANLQVNVVKESNEKKRLSRTNEELLWRLQTGELSPRMSPSSSPIHRPSSGPGSPARPHSYHQ